A portion of the Pseudomonas sp. GR 6-02 genome contains these proteins:
- a CDS encoding GntR family transcriptional regulator, translating to MNSLSSDVRLPLYQRLRDQLAEQIANNRWRPGEAIPTEAALSAEYQLSTGTVRKAVDALVSEGVLERQQGRGTFVRRPQFQSSLFRFFRFQTAAGERQVPESRILSIEPVAAPSAVAQTLGLPIDAPVIRIVRVRLLDIQPVLAEEIWLPRSRFQPLLEIDLSRKGPLLYPIYEEVCGQVVASAEETLTAESVNDVHARLLQVAVNSPVVVIERLARDYAGTPLEWRRSRGHAQHFRYSVDIR from the coding sequence ATGAACTCCTTATCCAGCGATGTCCGGCTACCGCTTTATCAGCGCCTGCGAGATCAGTTGGCTGAACAGATTGCCAACAATCGTTGGCGTCCCGGGGAGGCCATTCCCACCGAGGCTGCACTTTCAGCGGAGTACCAACTGTCCACTGGCACCGTACGCAAAGCGGTTGACGCGCTGGTCAGTGAGGGCGTTCTTGAGCGTCAGCAAGGTCGAGGCACCTTCGTTCGCCGGCCGCAGTTTCAATCGTCACTGTTCCGATTTTTCCGCTTCCAGACCGCTGCGGGCGAGCGCCAGGTGCCGGAGAGTCGCATCTTGTCGATTGAGCCGGTGGCCGCACCCTCGGCGGTGGCCCAAACGTTAGGCCTGCCAATCGACGCACCGGTTATTCGCATTGTTCGCGTACGTCTTCTCGATATTCAGCCGGTACTTGCCGAAGAAATCTGGCTACCTCGCAGCCGGTTTCAGCCGCTGCTGGAGATCGACCTGAGTCGAAAAGGGCCGCTGTTGTATCCGATTTACGAAGAAGTCTGCGGTCAGGTCGTCGCTTCTGCCGAAGAAACACTCACCGCCGAGTCTGTAAACGACGTGCATGCGCGATTGCTGCAAGTAGCGGTCAACAGTCCCGTGGTGGTGATCGAGCGTCTGGCGCGTGACTACGCCGGGACGCCTCTGGAATGGCGTCGCTCCCGTGGGCATGCCCAGCATTTCCGTTACAGCGTGGATATTCGCTAG
- a CDS encoding MFS transporter: MFSWYRQVTPRERKTFWACFGGWSLDALEVQMFGLAIPALIAAFALTKGDAGLISGVTLVTSAIGGWVGGTLSDRYGRVRTLQWMILWFSFFTFLSAFVTGFHQLLMVKALQGFGIGGEWAAGAVLMAETINPKYRGKVMGTVQSAWAVGWGLAVGVFALIYTFVPQDMAWRVMFIVGLLPSFLILWVRRNVEEPDSFQRLQKEHAIPQSFFKSLAGIFRPELLRVTLFGGLLGLGAHGGYHAVMTWLPTFLKTERNLSVLNSGGYLAVIIFAFWCGCVVSGFLIDRIGRRKNIVLFALCCVVTVQCYVFLPLTNTQMLFLGFPLGFFAAGIPASLGALFNELYPADVRGAGVGFCYNFGRVLSAVFPFLVGHMSDSMSLGSAIGIDAGIAYGVAVIAALCLPETRGRSLEASSASVPATVNGNESARA; this comes from the coding sequence ATGTTCAGCTGGTATCGCCAAGTCACTCCTCGGGAGCGCAAAACATTCTGGGCCTGCTTCGGCGGATGGTCGCTGGATGCTCTGGAAGTACAAATGTTCGGCCTGGCCATTCCGGCGTTGATCGCTGCGTTCGCACTGACCAAGGGCGATGCCGGGCTGATCAGCGGCGTCACGCTGGTCACTTCGGCCATCGGCGGATGGGTAGGGGGGACGTTGTCCGACCGCTACGGCCGGGTGCGTACGTTGCAGTGGATGATTCTGTGGTTCTCCTTCTTCACCTTTCTGTCCGCCTTCGTCACAGGGTTCCATCAGTTGCTGATGGTCAAGGCACTGCAAGGCTTCGGCATTGGCGGTGAGTGGGCCGCCGGCGCGGTATTGATGGCAGAAACCATCAACCCGAAATACCGCGGCAAAGTGATGGGCACTGTGCAAAGTGCCTGGGCGGTCGGTTGGGGGCTGGCGGTCGGGGTATTTGCGCTGATTTATACGTTCGTACCGCAAGACATGGCCTGGCGTGTGATGTTTATCGTAGGCCTGCTGCCCTCGTTCCTGATCCTCTGGGTACGGCGTAATGTCGAGGAGCCTGACAGCTTCCAACGTTTGCAGAAAGAACACGCCATTCCACAGAGCTTCTTCAAATCCCTGGCCGGTATTTTCCGACCTGAACTGCTCCGCGTAACGCTGTTCGGCGGGTTATTGGGCTTGGGCGCACACGGCGGATACCACGCGGTGATGACTTGGCTGCCGACATTCCTCAAGACCGAACGCAACCTGTCGGTGCTGAACTCCGGTGGCTACCTGGCCGTGATCATCTTTGCCTTCTGGTGTGGCTGCGTTGTTAGCGGATTCTTGATCGACCGTATTGGCCGCCGCAAAAACATCGTGTTGTTCGCGTTGTGCTGTGTCGTCACCGTGCAGTGTTATGTGTTCCTGCCGCTGACCAATACCCAGATGCTGTTTCTGGGGTTCCCGCTCGGCTTCTTCGCGGCCGGTATTCCAGCGAGCCTCGGCGCGTTGTTCAACGAGCTGTACCCGGCAGACGTGCGCGGCGCCGGCGTCGGCTTCTGCTACAACTTTGGCCGAGTGCTTTCCGCGGTGTTCCCGTTCCTGGTCGGTCACATGAGCGACTCCATGTCGCTTGGGTCTGCGATTGGTATCGACGCCGGGATTGCCTATGGCGTGGCGGTGATCGCGGCACTTTGTCTGCCGGAAACCCGTGGACGCAGCCTCGAAGCCTCGAGTGCATCGGTGCCAGCAACGGTCAACGGCAACGAGAGTGCGCGGGCCTGA
- a CDS encoding circularly permuted type 2 ATP-grasp protein, which translates to MSRAFFNEMYDASGGCRPHYQEFARWLADTPLELLDQRRREADLLFHRAGITFTLYGDEQGTERLIPFDIIPRSIKASEWQMVERGCIQRVQALNMFLDDIYHGQRILKEGIIPAEQVLANEGYQVAMQGLNLHRGIYAHIAGVDLVRDGDGSYYVLEDNLRTPSGVSYMLEDRKMMMRLFPELFAAQRVAPIDHYPNLLLDTLRSSSPLDNPTTVVLTPGRFNSAYFEHAFLAREMGVELVEGADLFVRDDHVYMRTTAGPRQVDVIYRRLDDAYLDPLSFNPDSMLGVPGLIAAYRSGNVVLANAVGTGVADDKSIYPYVGDMIRFYLAEEPILKNVPTWQCRKPEELSHVLANLPELVVKETQGSGGYGMLVGPAATAAEIEDFRARLKARPEAYIAQPTLCLSTCPTFVENGIAPRHIDLRPFVLSGRETRLVPGGLTRVALREGSLVVNSSQGGGTKDTWVVED; encoded by the coding sequence ATGTCCCGAGCTTTTTTTAACGAAATGTATGATGCGAGTGGTGGCTGCCGCCCACATTACCAGGAGTTCGCGCGTTGGTTGGCGGACACACCTCTGGAGTTGCTGGATCAACGTCGTCGCGAAGCCGACCTGTTGTTCCACCGAGCCGGCATCACCTTCACCTTATACGGGGACGAGCAGGGCACCGAGCGGTTGATTCCGTTCGACATCATTCCGCGCAGCATCAAGGCCAGCGAATGGCAAATGGTCGAGCGTGGCTGTATTCAGCGGGTCCAGGCATTGAACATGTTCCTGGACGACATCTACCACGGGCAACGTATTCTCAAGGAAGGCATCATCCCGGCCGAACAGGTATTGGCCAATGAGGGTTATCAGGTCGCCATGCAGGGCCTGAATCTGCACCGGGGCATCTACGCCCACATCGCCGGGGTCGATCTGGTCCGCGACGGCGATGGCAGCTACTACGTACTGGAAGACAATCTGCGCACTCCCAGCGGCGTCAGCTACATGCTTGAAGACCGCAAGATGATGATGCGTTTGTTCCCCGAACTCTTCGCCGCCCAGCGTGTGGCGCCGATCGATCACTACCCGAACCTGCTGCTGGACACCTTGAGGAGCTCCAGTCCGCTGGACAATCCCACGACCGTGGTGCTGACCCCGGGCCGCTTCAACAGCGCTTACTTCGAGCATGCGTTCCTGGCCCGTGAAATGGGCGTGGAACTGGTTGAAGGCGCAGATCTGTTTGTCCGCGACGATCACGTCTATATGCGCACCACCGCAGGCCCCAGACAGGTGGACGTCATTTACCGCCGTCTCGACGATGCGTATCTCGATCCACTGTCGTTCAACCCGGACTCCATGCTCGGCGTACCGGGCCTGATTGCCGCTTACCGCTCAGGCAACGTGGTGCTGGCGAACGCCGTCGGCACTGGTGTGGCCGACGACAAGTCGATCTATCCCTATGTCGGCGACATGATCCGCTTCTACCTCGCCGAGGAACCGATCCTCAAGAACGTGCCTACCTGGCAATGCCGCAAACCGGAAGAACTGTCCCATGTGTTGGCGAATCTGCCTGAACTGGTGGTCAAGGAAACCCAGGGTTCCGGTGGCTACGGCATGCTGGTCGGCCCGGCGGCCACGGCGGCGGAAATCGAAGACTTCCGCGCGCGCCTCAAGGCACGCCCCGAAGCTTATATCGCCCAACCAACCCTGTGCCTGTCGACGTGCCCGACCTTTGTCGAAAACGGCATCGCTCCACGCCACATTGACCTGCGCCCGTTTGTGCTGTCGGGCAGAGAAACCCGTCTGGTGCCCGGTGGCCTGACCCGCGTGGCATTGCGCGAAGGCTCGCTGGTGGTGAACTCGTCTCAGGGCGGCGGCACCAAAGACACTTGGGTAGTGGAGGACTAA
- a CDS encoding alpha-E domain-containing protein, with the protein MLSRTASDLYWMSRYLERAENLARMLEVSYSLSLMPQAGRTDGRAELAMSLLAAGTLDDYNERYGELNTERMLHFFALDETNPGSIYCCLQAARANAHAVRGRITADMWENINATWLEMRNIASNGLARYGISHFCEWVKERSHLFRGATSGTIMRNDAYCFIRLGTFLERADNTLRLLDARYEMFGEESEEVSDNSARGYYQWSALLRALSSFEAFNEIYRNAPGAEQVSEMLLLRSDVPRSLHACIEELDHILASLPGSNGRAAQRLAAELNARLRYTGIDEILGFGLHLWLTDFISQVRHLGQTVHESYLEAV; encoded by the coding sequence ATGCTTTCAAGAACCGCTTCGGACCTCTACTGGATGTCCCGTTACCTGGAGCGCGCCGAAAACCTGGCGCGCATGCTCGAAGTCAGTTACTCGTTGTCGTTGATGCCTCAGGCGGGGCGTACCGATGGCCGCGCCGAACTGGCAATGTCGCTGCTCGCCGCCGGTACGCTGGACGATTACAACGAGCGTTATGGAGAGCTCAACACCGAACGCATGTTGCACTTCTTCGCGCTGGATGAAACCAACCCCGGGAGTATCTATTGCTGTTTGCAAGCCGCGCGAGCCAATGCTCATGCCGTGCGCGGACGCATCACCGCCGACATGTGGGAGAACATCAACGCCACCTGGCTGGAGATGCGCAACATCGCCAGCAATGGTCTGGCGCGCTATGGCATCAGCCATTTCTGCGAGTGGGTCAAGGAGCGTTCGCACCTGTTCCGCGGTGCGACCTCGGGCACCATCATGCGCAACGATGCCTACTGCTTCATTCGCCTGGGGACTTTCCTTGAGCGGGCAGACAACACGCTGCGCCTGCTGGATGCACGCTACGAAATGTTCGGCGAGGAGTCGGAGGAGGTGAGTGACAACTCCGCGCGCGGCTACTACCAGTGGAGTGCCTTGTTGCGGGCCTTGTCGTCCTTCGAGGCGTTCAACGAGATCTACCGCAATGCGCCGGGCGCCGAGCAGGTCTCCGAGATGCTGTTGTTGCGTAGCGACGTCCCGCGTTCGTTGCACGCCTGTATCGAGGAACTGGACCATATCCTCGCCAGCCTGCCGGGCAGCAACGGGCGGGCCGCCCAGCGGTTGGCCGCCGAGTTGAATGCTCGGCTGCGCTACACCGGTATCGACGAGATTCTCGGCTTCGGTCTGCACCTTTGGCTGACTGACTTCATCTCCCAGGTTCGCCATCTCGGCCAGACCGTTCACGAGTCCTATCTGGAGGCCGTATGA
- a CDS encoding transglutaminase family protein: MKLSIRHDTTYSYADEVCTSIQFLRLTPQNSERQRILEWHLELPRLVRSQFDPYGNILHVLTMDEPHGALVLTAYGQVDIDSDRELERDSQSPLPFLRTSKLTIADDALNAFAVQHCGIRRDRTALIDLMHGLADHMVYNPGATTVDTTAAEAFAGGGGVCQDHTHAFLACARSLGIPARYVSGYLCTEDENHLASHAWAEAWLDDGWYSFDVTNRLARPERHLKLAVGLDYLDACPVRGMRRGGGAESMLARVQVTSLFQVQHQ, translated from the coding sequence ATGAAACTGTCCATACGTCACGACACCACCTACAGCTACGCCGATGAAGTCTGCACCAGCATTCAGTTCCTGCGTCTGACGCCGCAGAACAGTGAACGCCAGCGCATCCTGGAATGGCACCTGGAACTGCCGCGCCTGGTGCGCAGCCAGTTTGATCCGTACGGCAACATCCTGCATGTGTTGACGATGGACGAACCCCATGGGGCCTTGGTACTGACAGCTTATGGTCAGGTGGATATCGACTCGGACCGTGAGCTGGAGCGCGACAGCCAATCGCCTTTGCCGTTTTTGCGCACCAGTAAGCTGACGATTGCGGACGATGCCCTGAATGCCTTCGCCGTGCAGCACTGCGGCATACGGCGTGATCGAACGGCGTTGATCGACCTGATGCACGGCCTGGCCGACCATATGGTCTACAACCCGGGCGCAACCACCGTGGACACCACGGCCGCCGAGGCGTTTGCGGGCGGAGGCGGGGTCTGTCAGGACCACACTCACGCCTTCCTGGCCTGCGCCCGTAGCCTGGGGATTCCTGCGCGTTATGTCTCCGGTTACTTGTGCACCGAAGATGAAAACCACTTGGCCAGCCATGCCTGGGCCGAAGCCTGGCTCGACGATGGTTGGTACAGCTTCGATGTCACCAACCGGCTGGCCCGGCCCGAACGCCATCTGAAACTGGCGGTGGGCCTGGACTACCTCGACGCCTGCCCGGTACGTGGCATGCGTCGTGGTGGCGGGGCCGAGTCGATGCTGGCGCGGGTACAGGTAACGTCGCTGTTTCAGGTTCAGCACCAATAA
- a CDS encoding proteasome-type protease, whose amino-acid sequence MTYCVAMHLADGMVFISDSRTNAGIDQISTFRKLFIFSTPGERLIVLQTAGNLATSQSVVNLLKQRCSGPGPHLLNVRTLYDATVLVAETVREVVARDRTKLAGKTDLSCSFLVGGQIAEGAMDVYSIYPQGNFIQATEDTPFLQLGESKYGRPILDRNLTYRTSLEEGLRCGLISFDSTMRSNLSVGMPLDLLVFRKDSFGGAKSYRITADDPYFMRIRMQWAAGLQDMLAALPEPPDAYMSGGCQ is encoded by the coding sequence ATGACTTATTGCGTCGCTATGCACCTGGCCGACGGGATGGTGTTCATCTCCGACTCACGGACCAATGCCGGTATCGACCAGATTTCAACGTTTCGTAAGTTGTTTATTTTCAGCACGCCGGGCGAGCGGCTGATTGTGTTGCAGACCGCGGGCAATCTGGCCACCTCGCAATCGGTGGTGAACTTGCTCAAGCAGCGTTGCAGTGGGCCTGGCCCGCACCTGTTGAATGTCCGCACACTCTATGACGCCACTGTGCTGGTGGCCGAAACCGTTCGCGAAGTTGTCGCCCGGGACCGTACCAAGTTGGCCGGCAAGACCGACTTGAGTTGCTCTTTTCTGGTGGGCGGGCAGATCGCGGAGGGGGCGATGGATGTGTACAGCATTTACCCGCAAGGCAACTTCATTCAGGCGACGGAGGACACGCCTTTCCTGCAATTGGGTGAAAGCAAGTACGGCCGACCGATACTCGATCGCAACCTCACGTACCGCACATCACTCGAAGAGGGCCTGCGCTGCGGGCTGATCTCGTTCGACTCGACCATGCGCAGCAACCTGTCGGTGGGTATGCCGCTGGATCTGCTGGTGTTCAGAAAAGACAGTTTTGGTGGTGCAAAAAGTTATCGCATCACGGCCGACGACCCGTATTTCATGCGTATCCGTATGCAATGGGCCGCCGGACTGCAAGACATGCTTGCCGCATTGCCGGAGCCGCCTGACGCTTACATGTCGGGGGGCTGCCAATAA
- a CDS encoding carbon starvation CstA family protein: MPRLAKHLAWFAVAVLGAFALSVVALRRGEAINALWIVVAAVAIYLVAYRYYSLFIATKVMQLDPNRATPAVLNNDGLDYVPTNKHVLFGHHFAAIAGAGPLVGPVLAAQMGYLPGTLWLIAGVVLAGAVQDFMVLFMSTRRNGRSLGDMVREEMGRIPGTIALFGCFLIMIIILAVLALIVVKALAESPWGIFTVMATIPIAMFMGIYMRYIRPGRIGEISVIGVALLLGSIWLGGQIAADPVWAKAFTFTGLQITWMLIGYGFVAAVLPVWLILAPRDYLSTFLKIGTIVALAIGILITMPELKMPALTQFIDGTGPVWKGGLFPFLFITIACGAVSGFHALIASGTTPKLLASEGHARYIGYGGMLMESFVAIMAMVAASVIEPGVYFAMNSPAALVGADAVSVAQTVSSWGFAITPEALQAVAKDIGETTVLARAGGAPTLAVGIAQILHHVLPGENTMAFWYHFAILFEALFILTAVDAGTRAGRFMLQDLLGSFVPALKRTESWTANLIATAGCVAMWGYLLYQGVIDPLGGINTLWPLFGISNQMLAGIALMLATVVLIKMKRQRYVWVTMLPAVWLLICTTTAGFIKLFDANPAIGFLSLAKKYSDALANGQVLAPAKSIEQMQHVIYNAYTNATLTVLFLLVVFSILFFALKVGIAAWGTKERTDKEAPFHALPDA, translated from the coding sequence ATGCCCCGTCTGGCTAAACACCTCGCCTGGTTTGCCGTGGCTGTCTTGGGAGCGTTTGCGCTAAGTGTCGTGGCCCTGCGCCGCGGCGAAGCCATCAACGCCCTCTGGATCGTAGTCGCAGCCGTCGCTATCTATCTTGTCGCATACCGCTACTACAGCCTGTTCATCGCCACCAAGGTGATGCAACTCGACCCCAATCGAGCCACTCCCGCCGTACTCAACAACGATGGTCTGGACTATGTGCCGACCAATAAACACGTACTCTTCGGTCATCACTTCGCAGCCATTGCAGGCGCGGGGCCGCTGGTCGGTCCGGTGTTGGCGGCGCAGATGGGCTATCTGCCCGGTACGCTGTGGCTGATTGCCGGCGTGGTGCTGGCCGGTGCGGTTCAGGACTTCATGGTCCTGTTCATGTCCACTCGCCGCAACGGCCGTTCCCTGGGCGACATGGTCCGTGAAGAAATGGGCCGCATCCCCGGGACCATAGCGCTGTTCGGCTGCTTCCTGATCATGATCATCATCCTCGCGGTGCTGGCGCTGATCGTGGTCAAGGCCCTGGCCGAGAGCCCGTGGGGCATTTTCACGGTGATGGCGACCATCCCGATCGCGATGTTCATGGGCATCTACATGCGCTACATCCGTCCGGGCCGTATTGGTGAAATCTCGGTGATCGGCGTGGCGTTGCTGCTCGGTTCGATCTGGCTGGGCGGGCAAATTGCTGCTGACCCGGTCTGGGCCAAAGCCTTTACCTTCACTGGACTGCAGATTACCTGGATGCTGATCGGCTACGGTTTCGTGGCGGCGGTGTTGCCGGTATGGCTGATTCTGGCGCCGCGTGATTACCTGTCCACGTTCCTCAAGATCGGTACCATCGTTGCGCTGGCGATCGGCATTCTGATCACCATGCCCGAGCTGAAAATGCCGGCATTGACCCAGTTCATCGACGGCACCGGGCCGGTGTGGAAGGGTGGGCTGTTCCCGTTCCTGTTCATCACCATTGCCTGTGGCGCAGTGTCCGGTTTCCACGCACTGATCGCTTCCGGCACCACGCCGAAGCTGCTCGCCAGCGAAGGCCATGCCCGTTACATCGGTTATGGCGGCATGCTGATGGAATCCTTCGTGGCGATCATGGCGATGGTGGCCGCTTCGGTGATCGAACCGGGTGTCTATTTCGCCATGAACAGCCCGGCGGCCCTTGTCGGCGCCGACGCTGTTTCGGTTGCACAGACAGTCAGCAGCTGGGGTTTCGCGATTACCCCGGAAGCGTTGCAAGCGGTGGCCAAGGACATCGGTGAAACCACCGTCCTGGCCCGTGCCGGCGGTGCGCCGACCCTGGCGGTCGGTATCGCGCAGATCCTGCACCACGTGCTGCCGGGTGAAAACACCATGGCGTTCTGGTACCACTTCGCGATCCTGTTTGAAGCGCTGTTCATCCTCACTGCGGTCGATGCCGGTACCCGTGCCGGACGTTTCATGCTGCAGGACTTGCTTGGTTCCTTCGTGCCGGCGCTGAAACGCACTGAGTCCTGGACCGCCAACCTGATCGCCACCGCCGGTTGCGTGGCGATGTGGGGTTACCTGCTGTACCAAGGCGTGATCGACCCGTTGGGCGGGATCAACACCTTGTGGCCACTGTTCGGTATCTCCAACCAGATGCTGGCCGGTATCGCGCTGATGTTGGCAACCGTTGTGCTGATCAAAATGAAACGCCAACGCTATGTGTGGGTGACCATGCTGCCAGCGGTATGGCTGCTGATCTGCACCACCACTGCAGGCTTCATCAAGCTGTTCGACGCCAACCCGGCGATCGGCTTCCTGTCGCTGGCGAAGAAGTACAGCGATGCCCTGGCCAACGGTCAGGTGCTCGCACCGGCCAAGAGCATTGAGCAGATGCAGCATGTGATCTACAACGCCTACACCAACGCGACGCTGACGGTGTTGTTCCTGCTCGTGGTGTTCAGCATCCTGTTCTTTGCGCTTAAAGTCGGCATTGCCGCCTGGGGCACCAAAGAACGTACGGATAAAGAAGCGCCATTCCATGCGCTGCCAGATGCTTGA
- a CDS encoding YbdD/YjiX family protein, producing MFNDLSRLGKYLGQAARLMVGMPDYDNYVEHMQTEHPDKPVMSYEMFFRERQEARYGGKAGPKCC from the coding sequence ATGTTCAATGACCTGAGTCGCCTCGGTAAATACCTCGGTCAGGCCGCGCGCCTGATGGTCGGCATGCCCGACTACGACAACTACGTCGAGCATATGCAAACCGAACACCCGGACAAGCCGGTGATGAGCTACGAGATGTTCTTTCGCGAACGTCAGGAGGCTCGTTACGGCGGTAAGGCAGGGCCGAAGTGTTGCTGA
- a CDS encoding SulP family inorganic anion transporter produces MSHSDIVPPVPEPGRIAHRKSNDGQTLWDRWLPGLRTLRGYQMIWLRHDLVAGLVLTTMLIPVGIAYAVASGVPGIYGLYATIVPLLAYALFGPSRILVLGPDSSLAAVILAVVLPLSGGDPHRAIALAGMMAIVSGVVCILAGIARLGFITELLSKPIRYGYMNGIALVVLISQLPKFFGFSIETDGPLRNVWEIATAVMAGITNWAAFTVGASTLSVILLLKGNKRVPGILVAVAGATVAVGVLDLAARAGVSVLGSLPQGLPAFAIPWITRADIVPVLIGGCAVALVSFADTSVLSRVYAARTRTYVDPNQEMVGLGFANLTAGLFQGFPISSSSSRTPVAEAAGAKTQLTGVVGAIAVALLLMVAPNLLQNLPTSALAAVVIASAIGLIEVTDLRRIYRIQRWEFWLSIVCTIGVVVLGAIEGIGLAIVIAVIEFLWDGWRPYSAVLGSPEKIRGYHDIKRYPDARLIPGLVLFRWDAPLFFANAELFNDRVLDAVATSPSPVHWLVVASEPVTSVDVTSADMLAELDETLRGAGIKLCVAEMKDPVKDKLKRFGLFAKLGETAFFPTIDDAVESYLVIYPVG; encoded by the coding sequence ATGAGTCATTCGGATATTGTGCCTCCCGTCCCGGAACCGGGGCGGATTGCGCACCGCAAGTCGAACGACGGCCAGACCCTCTGGGACCGCTGGCTCCCGGGACTGCGTACGTTGCGCGGATACCAAATGATTTGGTTGCGCCACGACCTCGTGGCCGGACTGGTGCTCACCACAATGCTGATACCCGTCGGCATCGCCTATGCGGTGGCATCGGGCGTACCCGGTATTTACGGGCTCTACGCAACGATCGTTCCATTACTCGCTTATGCGTTGTTCGGTCCCAGCCGGATTCTGGTGCTTGGGCCAGACTCTTCGCTGGCTGCTGTCATCCTGGCCGTCGTCTTGCCACTGTCCGGCGGCGATCCGCATCGCGCAATCGCCCTCGCGGGCATGATGGCGATCGTCTCGGGGGTGGTGTGCATCCTGGCTGGCATCGCGCGTCTGGGCTTCATTACTGAGCTGCTTTCCAAACCGATCCGCTACGGATACATGAACGGGATTGCGCTGGTGGTATTGATCAGTCAACTGCCAAAGTTTTTCGGTTTTTCGATCGAAACCGACGGGCCGCTGAGAAATGTATGGGAGATCGCTACAGCAGTGATGGCTGGGATAACCAACTGGGCCGCGTTCACGGTGGGCGCAAGTACTCTGTCGGTGATCCTGCTACTCAAGGGCAATAAACGCGTGCCGGGCATTCTGGTCGCAGTGGCAGGCGCGACCGTTGCCGTTGGTGTACTGGACCTTGCAGCTCGCGCCGGGGTGTCGGTCCTGGGATCGCTCCCACAGGGGCTGCCAGCATTCGCCATTCCCTGGATCACCAGGGCTGATATCGTCCCCGTCCTGATTGGTGGTTGTGCCGTCGCCCTCGTTTCGTTCGCCGACACCAGTGTGCTCTCTCGTGTCTATGCGGCGCGGACTCGTACTTATGTGGACCCGAACCAGGAAATGGTCGGGCTCGGCTTCGCCAATCTGACCGCCGGGCTTTTTCAGGGGTTTCCAATCAGCAGCAGTTCATCCCGGACACCCGTCGCCGAGGCCGCAGGCGCGAAAACCCAATTGACCGGTGTCGTCGGTGCGATCGCCGTTGCCTTATTGCTGATGGTGGCGCCGAACCTGTTGCAGAACCTGCCTACCAGCGCATTGGCGGCAGTGGTGATCGCATCCGCCATCGGCCTGATCGAAGTGACCGACCTGCGACGAATCTATCGCATCCAGCGCTGGGAGTTCTGGCTGTCGATCGTCTGCACCATCGGTGTGGTCGTACTGGGCGCGATCGAGGGCATCGGCCTGGCCATCGTGATCGCCGTCATCGAGTTCCTGTGGGATGGCTGGCGCCCGTACTCGGCGGTTCTGGGCAGCCCGGAAAAGATCCGGGGTTACCACGATATCAAGCGCTATCCCGACGCGCGCCTTATCCCAGGCCTGGTTTTGTTTCGCTGGGATGCGCCTTTGTTTTTCGCCAATGCCGAGCTGTTCAATGACCGGGTACTGGACGCCGTGGCAACATCGCCTTCGCCCGTGCATTGGCTCGTTGTAGCGTCGGAACCGGTCACCAGCGTGGACGTAACTTCTGCCGATATGCTGGCTGAACTCGATGAAACCTTGCGTGGGGCGGGTATCAAGTTGTGCGTGGCCGAGATGAAGGATCCGGTCAAGGACAAGCTAAAGCGATTCGGGCTTTTCGCCAAGCTGGGCGAAACGGCGTTTTTTCCAACGATAGACGATGCGGTCGAAAGTTATCTCGTGATTTATCCAGTGGGTTAG